The following coding sequences lie in one Arachis stenosperma cultivar V10309 chromosome 5, arast.V10309.gnm1.PFL2, whole genome shotgun sequence genomic window:
- the LOC130982827 gene encoding type IV inositol polyphosphate 5-phosphatase 9-like: MQAFKINESKILKRILSFDSSKGDYQNPSLAKKGTHHNLNQSSQNSRTCFHHHTKKIFVGSWNVGGIQPPKNLDMEDWLEIQNNFPDIYVLGFQEIVPLNAANVLGPQNRRVSRKWNSLIGAALNKRMPTKKGERTAEPQKVYPLKDQEQVCVEGDVGQDFQCIISKQMVGMFVTIWVRCKIYRSIHHLSVSSVGCGIMGCLGNKGSISIRFCLHETSFCFICSHLASGGKEEDRKQRNIDAAEILYRTSFPADPLHDMPEKIMDHDRIVWLGDLNYRIYLPDFATKSLIKRRQWETLLKHDQLKMELTEGHVFQGWHEGAIEFPPTYKYHPNSEDYIGCGQKQLTKKKRAPAWCDRILWFGEGMTQSKYSRSESKLSDHRPVKALFKVEIKVAENST; the protein is encoded by the exons ATGCAGGCCTTCAAGATAAACGAGAGTAAGATCCTAAAAAGGATACTTAGCTTCGATAGTTCCAAAGGAGATTATCAGAATCCATCACTAGCCAAGAAGGGAACTCATCATAATTTAAATCAATCATCTCAAAACTCAAGAACATGCTTCCATCATCACACCAAAAA GATCTTTGTTGGTTCTTGGAATGTTGGAGGAATCCAACCGCCAAAGAATCTGGACATGGAAGATTGGCtagaaatacaaaataattttccGGATATCTATGTTCTAGG GTTCCAAGAAATTGTGCCTTTGAATGCAGCAAATGTGTTAGGACCCCAAAACCGAAGAGTTTCAAGGAAATGGAATTCGCTCATCGGCGCGGCCCTTAACAAAAGAATGCCAACCAAGAAAGGAGAAAGAACAGCAGAGCCTCAAAAGGTGTATCCCCTGAAGGATCAAGAACAAGTTTGTGTAGAAGGTGATGTTGGACAAGATTTCCAATGCATCATAAGTAAGCAAATGGTTGGAATGTTTGTCACAATTTGGGTTCGATGCAAAATCTATCGATCCATCCATCACTTGAGTGTTTCGTCGGTTGGATGTGGAATCATGGGTTGCTTGGGAAACAAG GGTTCAATATCAATTAGATTTTGCTTGCATGAAACAAGCTTCTGCTTTATATGTAGTCATCTAGCTTCCGGTGGAAAAGAAGAAGACCGGAAACAGAGAAACATCGATGCGGCCGAGATTTTGTATCGGACAAGCTTCCCTGCTGATCCTCTTCATGATATGCCTGAAAAAATTATGGATCATGA CCGGATAGTGTGGCTTGGGGATTTGAACTATAGGATCTACCTGCCAGACTTTGCAACAAAATCATTGATCAAGAGAAGACAATGGGAAACCTTGTTGAAACATGATCAG CTAAAGATGGAGCTCACGGAGGGTCATGTATTCCAAGGTTGGCATGAAGGAGCTATAGAGTTTCCACCTACCTACAAGTACCACCCTAATTCTGAAGATTACATTGGGTGTGGACAGAAACAATTGACCAAAAAGAAGCGTGCTCCAGCATG GTGTGATCGAATACTATGGTTTGGAGAGGGAATGACGCAAAGTAAATACAGCAGGAGTGAATCAAAACTCTCTGATCATAGGCCTGTTAAGGCATTGTTCAAAGTTGAGATCAAGGTGGCCGAAAACTCTACTTGA
- the LOC130982904 gene encoding GPN-loop GTPase 3 produces the protein MGYAQLVIGPAGSGKSTYCSSLYEHCVAARRTINIVNLDPAAENFDYPVAMDIRELISLEDVMEELGLGPNGGLMYCMEHLEDNLDDWLEEELDNYLDDDYLVFDCPGQIELYSHVPVLKNFVEHLKRKNFNICAVYLLDSQFMSDVTKFISGCMACLSAMVQLELPHVNILSKMDLVTNKKDLEEFLDPEPTFLLSELNQRMGPQFAKLNKALIELVNNYSMVSFIPLDLRKERSIQYVLNQIDNCIQYGEDADVKVKDFDPEDDDE, from the exons ATGGGCTATGCACAACTTGTTATAGGTCCAGCTGGTAGTGGCAAG TCAACATATTGCTCGAGTTTGTATGAACATTGTGTAGCTGCAAGGCGTACAATAAATATTGTGAACCTGGACCCTGCCGCTGAAAACTTTGACTATCCTGTTGCAATGG ATATAAGGGAACTGATTTCCCTGGAAGATGTTATGGAGGAGCTTGGATTAGGCCCTAATGGTGGTCTTATGTACTGCATGGA ACACCTTGAAGATAACCTCGATGATTGGCTTGAGGAAGAGCTGGACAACTATTTAGATGATGATTACCTGGTCTTTGATTGCCCTG gCCAGATAGAACTTTATTCACATGTGCCTGTGCTCAAGAATTTTGTGGAACATTTGAAACGTAAAAATTTCAACATTTGTGCTGTGTACTTGCTTGATTCACAG TTCATGAGTGATGTGACAAAATTTATCAGTGGGTGCATGGCTTGCCTTTCCGCAATGGTTCAACTTGAATTACCACATGTGAATATCCTATCAAAAATGGACCTTGTGACTAACAAAAAGGATCTTGAAGA GTTCTTGGATCCAGAGCCTACTTTTTTACTGTCTGAATTGAATCAACGAATGGGTCCTCAGTTTGCGAAGCTTAATAAAGCTTTGATTGAACTG GTAAATAACTATAGCATGGTGAGTTTTATACCACTGGACTTGAGGAAGGAAAGAAG TATCCAATATGTGTTGAACCAAATCGACAACTGCATCCAGTATGGAGAAGATGCAGATGTGAAGGTTAAGGATTTTGATCCGGAGGATGATGATGAATAG